A genomic region of Rhodohalobacter sp. 614A contains the following coding sequences:
- a CDS encoding sigma-70 family RNA polymerase sigma factor, protein MNSTGDITGWLNQIQEGSESAFNKLFPLVYDRLKLLAQRQMKGQSPDHTFSKTDLVHEVYLKLTSQETMSLNDRAHFYAVASQAMRHVLIDHARKKGAQKRGGKKNEVTYIDEIISTEHQTEEELILIDDALGELEKFDDRLAKIVVYRYFGDMKINDIAKVLNLSARTIKRDWVTARGWLYQRLKKQYLPVN, encoded by the coding sequence ATGAATAGTACAGGGGATATCACAGGGTGGTTAAATCAGATTCAGGAAGGATCAGAATCAGCTTTTAATAAACTTTTCCCACTAGTCTATGACCGCCTCAAACTTTTGGCTCAACGCCAGATGAAGGGGCAGTCGCCTGACCATACCTTTTCAAAAACTGATTTGGTTCACGAGGTATATTTGAAGCTCACATCTCAAGAGACAATGTCGCTGAATGACCGGGCTCATTTTTATGCCGTAGCCTCACAGGCCATGCGCCATGTTCTTATCGACCATGCTCGAAAAAAAGGAGCCCAAAAAAGAGGTGGTAAGAAAAATGAGGTTACCTATATCGATGAAATTATAAGTACAGAACACCAAACAGAAGAGGAATTAATACTAATTGATGACGCGCTGGGTGAACTTGAAAAATTTGACGACCGGTTAGCAAAAATCGTTGTTTACCGTTACTTCGGAGATATGAAAATCAATGATATTGCTAAGGTATTAAATTTATCAGCACGCACGATTAAAAGAGATTGGGTGACTGCAAGGGGATGGTTATATCAAAGACTAAAAAAACAGTATCTCCCTGTAAACTAG
- a CDS encoding LacI family DNA-binding transcriptional regulator produces the protein MKKKKKTTISDIARELDTTPSTVSRALGDHPRISDSTKQAVWEMVEKLNYQPNNIASALRKGKSNMIGVIVPTSDRQFFASFIRGIEEIVREEGYNLIICQSDDQFAKEKAGIDTLLNVRVDGIIASVAKETTDISHYERIKQQGVPLVLYDRVIESLDVNLVVSDDCLGAYKAVTHLIEQGCKRIAHFAGRQHIHIYQNRLRGYIQALKKHNLPVDEDLIIESDLIKDTYSILQTGRQLGEKLLQMSNMPDGIFSSSDFAAIGAIQVFKENNIEIPDQIALVGYSNDFSASVIEPALSSLDQHTIGMGNLAAKHFLAQIGTNPEDFTPQKTKLEPNLIIRESSSRKKVAENQKNLG, from the coding sequence TTGAAGAAGAAAAAAAAGACGACCATTTCGGATATTGCCAGAGAATTGGATACAACACCTTCTACTGTTTCCAGAGCTTTAGGCGATCATCCCAGAATCAGCGATTCCACAAAACAGGCTGTATGGGAAATGGTTGAAAAGCTAAACTATCAGCCTAATAATATTGCCTCTGCCCTCCGAAAAGGTAAAAGCAATATGATCGGCGTTATTGTTCCTACCTCCGACCGCCAGTTTTTTGCCTCGTTTATTCGCGGTATTGAGGAAATTGTAAGAGAAGAGGGATACAATCTGATAATTTGCCAATCGGATGATCAGTTTGCCAAAGAGAAAGCCGGGATCGACACTTTGCTAAATGTTCGTGTTGACGGAATTATTGCATCCGTAGCAAAGGAGACTACCGATATTTCGCATTATGAAAGAATAAAACAGCAAGGAGTTCCTCTTGTACTTTATGACAGGGTTATTGAATCATTGGATGTGAATCTTGTCGTCTCTGATGATTGTTTGGGTGCGTATAAAGCGGTTACCCATTTAATTGAACAGGGGTGTAAACGTATTGCCCATTTTGCAGGCAGGCAACATATTCATATTTATCAGAACAGGCTGAGGGGATATATACAAGCTCTCAAAAAACACAATTTACCTGTAGATGAAGATCTCATTATTGAATCAGATCTAATCAAAGATACTTATAGTATTTTACAAACCGGCCGTCAGTTGGGTGAAAAGCTTTTGCAAATGTCTAATATGCCCGATGGCATTTTTTCTTCCAGTGATTTTGCTGCAATTGGAGCAATTCAGGTTTTTAAGGAAAACAATATCGAAATACCGGATCAAATAGCACTGGTCGGTTACAGTAATGATTTTTCTGCATCGGTTATTGAACCGGCTTTATCATCGCTTGATCAACATACCATTGGCATGGGCAATTTAGCTGCTAAACATTTCCTGGCACAGATCGGAACAAACCCGGAAGATTTCACACCACAAAAAACTAAGCTGGAGCCAAACTTGATCATTCGGGAGTCTTCTTCCAGAAAAAAAGTGGCTGAAAACCAGAAAAACCTCGGTTAA
- a CDS encoding SusC/RagA family TonB-linked outer membrane protein has protein sequence MKKRYTVKLLCFLCMGVLVNHIAIAQDFTVQGTVFSSDNEEALPGVNIIVKNTDIGTTSNVDGEFSLVVPSENDTLVFSYIGYETLEEPIAGRSNLDILLVPQAIVGEELVVVGYGAVREEAVTGSVASISGDAVAEVPSANITNALQGRLPGVQFSQTSSKPGSSMQIRIRGTRSLTASNDPLVVLNGIPFSGSISDINPNSIQSIDILKDASATAIYGSRGANGVILVSTKRGERGQEGATISYNGYTGINTVFSKYPMMNGPEFVALREASEDYPTNGADESNDINTDWQDLLYQNGVVTSHDIAVAGGTDQGSYNFGVGYYSNVGVVPTQKYDRISLRGSIDQQIGEYFRFGLNSNNNYNITEGSQVGLYGILSMSPIADPYNDDGSWKRTINMPDDEQWLYSEEILEDIDDLWLSETRGYATYNSIYGELDIPGIEGLTYRANLGLDFRQSNGGEFKGQGINSTNPETESTASVSNSHTYHWIIENIVTYDRIFAENHEVNLTGLYSAEENKYNRSYMAARDIPVSAFQFYNLGHAAGEKTIDPGEQQYEKSGLMSWMGRIMYIYDDRYMFTATLRSDGSSRLAEGHQWHTYPAISVGWNVGNESFMEDVELIDRLKLRAGYGETSNQAIAPYATLGRLATRPYNFGPDTYDTGYYVSELPNPNLGWEYSETWNYGVDFAILNHRLSGTIEYYVTSTKDILLGVNLPGTSGVGSYTANIGETQNKGLELSLNGVILENLNGWSWEAGINVYGNRNKLVSLASDQERDESNWWFVGHPIDVIYGYKKIGLWQEGDPYLDILEPGGNVGMIKVEYTGEYNENGEPVRAIGPEDRQVIDLEPDFLGGFNTRVAYKGFDLNVVGAFQRGGILISTLHSASGYLNMLSGRRNNVDVDYWTPENTDADYPAPGGITSGDNPEHGETLAQFDASYLKVRTLTLGYNFSQSNWLQNAGISGLRIYATVQNPFVLFSPFHSETGMDPETNSYGDENAATTEVYPSRLLTVGTNSPATRNYLLGINFTF, from the coding sequence ATGAAAAAGAGATATACAGTAAAGCTTTTATGCTTTTTATGTATGGGAGTGTTGGTGAATCATATCGCCATTGCACAAGATTTTACGGTTCAGGGAACCGTTTTTTCTTCAGACAATGAGGAAGCGCTTCCAGGAGTGAATATTATTGTGAAAAACACTGATATTGGAACGACAAGTAACGTAGATGGAGAATTTTCGCTTGTAGTTCCTTCCGAGAATGATACTCTTGTGTTTTCATACATCGGTTATGAAACACTGGAAGAGCCTATTGCCGGGAGGAGTAATCTGGATATTTTACTTGTGCCACAGGCAATTGTAGGCGAAGAGCTCGTGGTAGTAGGTTACGGTGCAGTGAGGGAAGAGGCAGTAACAGGTTCAGTAGCCTCGATAAGTGGGGATGCTGTGGCAGAAGTGCCATCTGCCAATATTACTAACGCTTTGCAAGGTCGATTGCCGGGGGTTCAATTCTCGCAAACATCTTCTAAACCGGGATCTTCAATGCAGATCCGCATTCGTGGTACACGGTCGCTTACGGCCAGCAATGATCCTTTGGTAGTGTTGAATGGGATCCCTTTTTCAGGATCCATCAGCGATATCAATCCCAACTCCATCCAGAGCATAGACATTTTGAAGGATGCCTCCGCAACAGCTATTTATGGTTCAAGGGGAGCGAATGGTGTCATTCTGGTATCAACAAAAAGGGGAGAAAGAGGCCAGGAAGGGGCAACGATAAGTTATAATGGCTACACGGGCATCAACACTGTTTTTTCCAAATATCCCATGATGAATGGTCCCGAATTTGTGGCTCTGAGAGAGGCTTCCGAAGACTACCCTACAAATGGAGCTGATGAGTCCAATGATATTAATACCGATTGGCAAGACTTATTATACCAAAATGGTGTAGTGACAAGCCACGATATAGCTGTTGCCGGTGGAACCGATCAGGGAAGCTATAACTTTGGCGTTGGATATTACAGTAATGTAGGAGTGGTTCCCACCCAAAAGTACGATCGGATTTCTTTACGGGGGTCAATCGATCAGCAGATCGGAGAATATTTTCGTTTTGGTCTCAATTCAAACAATAATTACAACATTACGGAAGGCTCTCAAGTAGGTTTGTACGGCATTTTAAGTATGTCGCCTATTGCAGATCCCTATAACGATGATGGATCCTGGAAAAGAACCATCAACATGCCGGATGATGAACAGTGGTTATATTCAGAAGAGATTTTGGAGGATATTGATGACTTGTGGTTAAGTGAAACCAGGGGTTATGCTACATATAATTCTATATATGGTGAGCTGGATATTCCGGGAATTGAAGGTTTAACATATCGTGCGAACCTGGGTTTGGATTTTCGCCAGAGTAATGGCGGAGAATTTAAAGGACAGGGAATCAACAGTACCAATCCCGAAACCGAATCAACGGCATCAGTCAGTAATTCACATACCTATCACTGGATTATTGAAAATATCGTAACCTACGATCGTATTTTTGCAGAAAACCATGAGGTGAATTTAACCGGGTTATACTCTGCAGAAGAGAATAAGTATAACCGATCATACATGGCCGCAAGAGATATCCCGGTCTCCGCTTTTCAGTTCTACAATTTGGGACATGCGGCAGGGGAAAAGACGATTGATCCTGGGGAGCAACAATATGAGAAGAGTGGTTTGATGTCATGGATGGGGCGAATCATGTATATCTATGATGATCGCTACATGTTTACAGCTACTTTACGATCTGATGGTTCCTCAAGACTGGCGGAAGGACATCAGTGGCATACCTATCCTGCTATATCTGTTGGCTGGAATGTTGGCAACGAATCGTTTATGGAGGATGTAGAGCTGATTGACAGGTTGAAACTGCGGGCAGGTTATGGAGAAACTTCCAACCAGGCCATAGCTCCTTACGCCACTCTTGGTCGTTTAGCTACACGGCCATATAACTTTGGTCCGGATACTTATGATACCGGGTATTATGTGTCTGAGCTACCAAACCCTAATTTGGGATGGGAGTATTCGGAAACATGGAATTATGGAGTGGATTTCGCGATTCTGAATCATCGATTGTCTGGTACCATAGAGTATTACGTAACAAGTACGAAAGATATTCTGCTGGGAGTAAATCTGCCCGGTACCTCGGGTGTAGGCAGTTACACGGCAAATATTGGAGAGACGCAAAACAAAGGGTTAGAGCTTTCACTTAATGGTGTTATTCTGGAAAACCTAAACGGCTGGTCTTGGGAAGCCGGAATCAACGTTTACGGCAACCGAAATAAACTGGTATCACTTGCTTCAGACCAGGAACGTGATGAAAGTAACTGGTGGTTCGTTGGACATCCCATTGATGTTATATACGGCTACAAAAAAATTGGGCTTTGGCAAGAGGGTGATCCCTACCTGGATATTCTGGAACCGGGAGGCAATGTAGGTATGATTAAAGTTGAATATACCGGTGAATACAACGAAAATGGCGAGCCCGTACGGGCTATTGGTCCGGAAGACCGGCAAGTCATTGATCTGGAACCCGATTTTCTGGGAGGTTTCAATACGCGTGTGGCATATAAAGGATTTGATTTGAATGTAGTTGGTGCTTTTCAGCGTGGCGGCATTCTCATCAGTACGCTTCATTCTGCATCAGGGTATCTCAATATGCTGAGCGGGCGCAGAAATAATGTAGATGTAGATTATTGGACCCCAGAAAATACAGATGCCGATTATCCTGCACCCGGCGGTATTACCAGTGGAGACAACCCCGAACATGGAGAAACTCTTGCACAGTTTGATGCATCATACCTGAAAGTACGTACTCTCACACTTGGGTATAACTTCAGTCAGAGCAATTGGTTACAAAACGCCGGAATCAGCGGGTTACGGATTTATGCTACGGTACAAAATCCATTTGTATTGTTTTCACCATTTCACAGTGAAACAGGTATGGATCCGGAAACCAATTCGTATGGTGATGAAAATGCGGCCACAACCGAGGTATATCCAAGCCGTTTGTTGACAGTAGGTACGAACTCTCCGGCTACACGCAACTACCTTTTAGGCATTAACTTTACATTTTAA
- a CDS encoding RagB/SusD family nutrient uptake outer membrane protein has product MKRLKIKSFLGTAVLAFLIASCTDILNEEPRSVYEPGFFETEEGVRGGLTSMYAHLRYIYGNAYFYNTTQTGTDEATYAQSADQNFLVMDISGRGDITPETSRADVLWGNSFNNINTANGIIENGETVGISDALIAEARFFRAFDYFMLVQTFGGVPLDLGAGELAFNDNPVRVSSRNTVPEVYTQAIFPDLLQAVNDLPDNPRITGGVTKTVARLYLAKAYLTFGWWLQNPNNIPTYPETSRSDPDGNDAQWYFQQAYDVATTAIDNPGPFALQDTYYDVNWAPNDRNSEILLYADHTETSEYYNDSSLTYANGGGADNFAVWMMTWNYTVLRSSSSNTEWLGDIESVRREAVQPLGRPWIRMSPTIGAITNTFDDKTNDSRYDGTFTTVYRSNIDVEPAISGPVYNANGMEVAGGDPILTFLDEEPATPIDYSLPPEQGANVGAGVLPGRPDFVIGPNDISRRVYPGLWKLGVYRTDSGNGLGQPNAASTRPFNIAKFSELYFIAAEAAVKGATGSRSARELINVIRARAGMWRWDNSENEERIEDNSAEMVAATPSIIDIDYILEERSREYFGEGYRWYDLIRTQKWEEVAGSYEIAGDNYGDHTPQTVTRSIQPYHYLRPIPQGQLDALDMSAAEKDTYQNPGY; this is encoded by the coding sequence ATGAAACGTTTAAAAATAAAATCTTTTTTAGGAACCGCTGTCCTGGCGTTTTTGATAGCGTCCTGCACTGATATTTTGAATGAGGAGCCACGTAGCGTTTATGAACCGGGTTTTTTCGAGACTGAAGAAGGTGTCCGAGGCGGGTTAACATCAATGTACGCACACCTGCGCTATATTTATGGAAATGCCTACTTTTACAACACCACTCAAACCGGTACAGATGAAGCGACGTACGCTCAAAGTGCAGACCAGAACTTCTTGGTTATGGATATTTCCGGTCGGGGAGATATTACTCCTGAAACCAGCCGTGCTGATGTATTGTGGGGAAACTCGTTTAACAATATCAACACAGCTAACGGAATTATTGAGAATGGTGAAACCGTGGGCATTTCTGATGCTCTGATTGCCGAAGCCCGCTTTTTCCGTGCCTTCGACTATTTTATGCTTGTACAAACATTCGGCGGAGTTCCCCTGGATTTGGGTGCGGGAGAACTGGCGTTCAACGACAATCCTGTAAGAGTCTCTTCTCGTAATACCGTGCCGGAGGTTTATACTCAAGCCATATTTCCGGATCTGCTGCAAGCGGTAAATGATCTTCCGGATAATCCACGGATTACGGGTGGCGTCACCAAAACGGTGGCACGTCTTTACCTGGCAAAAGCGTACCTGACATTTGGATGGTGGCTGCAGAATCCCAATAACATCCCGACATATCCGGAGACCAGCCGATCCGATCCTGACGGAAATGACGCCCAATGGTATTTTCAACAAGCGTATGATGTGGCAACTACAGCTATCGACAATCCGGGCCCATTCGCCCTGCAGGATACGTATTACGATGTGAACTGGGCTCCAAATGATCGAAATAGCGAAATCCTGTTGTATGCCGATCATACCGAGACTAGTGAATATTACAACGATTCCAGCCTTACGTATGCAAACGGAGGAGGCGCTGATAATTTTGCTGTCTGGATGATGACCTGGAATTATACCGTTCTGCGAAGTAGCTCTTCAAATACAGAATGGTTGGGTGATATAGAATCTGTTCGCCGGGAAGCAGTACAACCTCTCGGACGTCCTTGGATTCGGATGAGCCCTACCATCGGAGCCATTACCAATACCTTTGATGATAAGACGAATGATTCTCGTTATGACGGTACTTTCACAACGGTCTATCGGTCTAATATTGATGTAGAACCGGCCATATCAGGGCCTGTATATAACGCAAACGGTATGGAAGTAGCAGGCGGAGATCCAATTCTTACATTTTTGGATGAAGAGCCAGCTACCCCAATAGATTATTCGCTTCCACCCGAACAAGGTGCTAATGTAGGAGCAGGAGTACTGCCCGGCAGGCCGGATTTTGTTATTGGTCCAAATGATATAAGCAGAAGGGTATACCCGGGTCTTTGGAAACTTGGTGTTTACCGTACCGATAGTGGCAATGGGCTGGGGCAACCGAATGCGGCCAGCACACGTCCCTTCAATATTGCTAAATTTTCTGAGTTGTATTTTATAGCTGCAGAAGCAGCCGTGAAAGGTGCGACAGGAAGCAGAAGTGCCAGAGAACTGATTAATGTAATTCGTGCACGCGCAGGAATGTGGCGCTGGGACAATAGCGAAAATGAAGAGCGAATAGAAGACAACAGCGCAGAAATGGTAGCTGCAACACCCTCGATAATTGACATCGATTATATTTTAGAGGAACGTTCTCGTGAATATTTCGGGGAAGGATACCGATGGTATGATCTGATTCGTACCCAAAAATGGGAAGAAGTTGCCGGTAGCTATGAAATTGCGGGCGACAATTATGGAGATCATACTCCTCAAACGGTAACCCGTTCTATTCAACCCTACCATTATTTACGGCCGATTCCACAAGGTCAACTGGATGCCCTTGATATGAGTGCGGCTGAAAAAGATACATATCAAAATCCGGGATACTGA
- the trpA gene encoding tryptophan synthase subunit alpha, protein MIAQKSRIQSLFENKSDDEKIMSLFISAGYPDLESTVDLILGFEKNGADLIELGMPFSDPLADGPTIQYASNIAIENGITMDGIFVMVREIRKSSEIPLILMGYINPIMKYGIDRFCKEAESSGVDGLIIPDAPVEESTIISEKAENHNLDLVYLVAPNSSDERMKVVDEHSKGFVYCVSVTGVTGAREGDEVAKSVERFIDRVKTNVRKNPKLVGFGIKNFQDAQIISKEVDGFIVGSALIDAIRSEYPKQGWKNHVLSFVKELKYGNNQA, encoded by the coding sequence ATGATCGCACAAAAATCCCGTATTCAATCCCTGTTTGAAAATAAGTCTGACGATGAAAAAATCATGTCGCTCTTTATTTCTGCAGGTTATCCCGATTTAGAATCAACGGTTGATTTGATTCTCGGATTTGAAAAAAACGGTGCTGATCTGATAGAGCTTGGGATGCCTTTTAGCGATCCGCTTGCAGATGGCCCTACCATCCAGTACGCCAGCAATATTGCAATAGAGAATGGAATAACGATGGATGGAATTTTTGTAATGGTTCGAGAGATCCGTAAATCATCCGAAATTCCATTGATCCTTATGGGATACATCAACCCAATCATGAAATACGGCATTGATCGATTTTGTAAAGAAGCCGAAAGTAGTGGTGTAGATGGTTTGATTATTCCTGATGCACCGGTTGAGGAATCAACCATTATTTCTGAAAAAGCCGAGAATCATAATCTTGACCTTGTCTATCTGGTGGCTCCGAATTCATCGGATGAACGCATGAAAGTGGTTGATGAGCACAGCAAAGGTTTTGTATACTGTGTGTCTGTTACCGGGGTAACAGGGGCCAGGGAAGGAGATGAGGTGGCAAAATCTGTTGAGAGATTTATCGACAGAGTCAAAACAAATGTTCGTAAAAATCCTAAGCTTGTGGGATTCGGAATCAAAAATTTTCAGGATGCTCAAATAATATCTAAAGAAGTGGATGGTTTTATAGTAGGAAGCGCCCTTATTGATGCCATCAGAAGTGAGTATCCCAAACAGGGATGGAAGAATCATGTTCTCTCCTTTGTTAAAGAATTAAAATATGGAAACAACCAAGCGTAA
- a CDS encoding DUF4837 family protein, whose amino-acid sequence MMNKFLLGISVLGILIFVACEGDYRPQSIGSIDDVYVVMDSTDWNSKTALAIEETYGKGIETLPGYEPTYNLIFRDFNSNEELETIRDLKNIIFAAPINGDNNVAELIRALLSDDVEERVKAGESFAFPLEDRWVRDQWVILLTSTSDSSLAEKIRNSEQSLVNHLMEREFERREYEIYRRGEQLALNDSLWTEYGWKVRMQHDYIQTVDTTNVLVFRRSLPENDRWMMAWWKDDVDGIGFLNKEWINATRDSLLQKYVQGTREGSYVTTEYRQPRNVITQQMERDDHIIGYETLGTWRMTNDFMGGPFVNFTYYDPKTERLFMIEYGQFAPSVAKRRFVRQFRTMGRTFESDSTWTNEPEPLTNLMSE is encoded by the coding sequence ATGATGAATAAATTTTTATTGGGTATTTCGGTTTTAGGAATTTTAATTTTTGTCGCCTGTGAAGGTGATTACAGGCCACAATCGATTGGAAGTATTGACGATGTATACGTGGTGATGGATTCAACCGACTGGAATAGTAAAACCGCTCTTGCTATAGAAGAGACTTACGGTAAAGGGATTGAAACTCTTCCGGGTTATGAGCCGACCTATAACCTGATTTTCAGAGATTTTAATTCGAACGAAGAGCTGGAAACCATTCGTGATTTAAAAAATATTATTTTTGCGGCTCCCATTAATGGAGATAATAACGTTGCTGAATTAATACGTGCGCTTTTAAGTGATGACGTTGAAGAGAGGGTTAAAGCCGGAGAGAGTTTCGCCTTTCCTCTGGAAGACCGCTGGGTTCGCGATCAGTGGGTGATATTGTTAACATCTACTTCAGATTCTTCATTGGCCGAGAAAATTCGAAACTCCGAGCAATCACTTGTCAATCATTTGATGGAGCGGGAATTTGAACGAAGGGAATACGAGATTTACCGGCGTGGTGAACAGTTGGCTTTAAACGATTCGCTCTGGACTGAATATGGCTGGAAAGTACGCATGCAGCATGATTATATACAGACTGTTGATACAACAAATGTACTTGTTTTCAGACGGTCTCTGCCGGAAAACGATCGCTGGATGATGGCATGGTGGAAGGATGACGTTGATGGGATCGGCTTCCTCAATAAAGAATGGATCAATGCCACACGAGATTCACTGCTTCAAAAATATGTACAGGGCACACGGGAAGGCTCATATGTAACCACAGAATACCGACAACCCAGAAACGTGATTACACAGCAAATGGAGCGCGATGATCACATCATTGGCTATGAAACTCTGGGAACCTGGCGTATGACTAATGATTTTATGGGAGGGCCATTTGTGAACTTCACGTACTACGATCCTAAAACGGAACGATTATTTATGATTGAGTACGGACAATTTGCTCCCAGCGTTGCTAAACGTCGATTTGTGCGCCAATTTCGGACAATGGGTCGTACCTTTGAATCTGATTCAACCTGGACCAATGAGCCGGAACCTTTAACAAATTTGATGAGTGAGTAA
- a CDS encoding alpha/beta fold hydrolase, with the protein MSEKNVQIIAYHGWGFDSSIWDGLKKKLDPHVHFECADRGYFSHPDKPSWNDDLKSEPEKFLFLHSYGLHWCDRKILEEADHIVLIGSYLNFHPVERKAYKRSKLVLRRMLTQFVDDPTTVLQKYYENAFYPDKAGLNVPGHLNHDLLLSDLSDLDQDNRENAVLFDMRDITIIHGAEDQIVNNELARDMYKKLRLRSQYFEIKKGGHALQFTHSSKVFEILNSLFKFK; encoded by the coding sequence ATGAGTGAGAAGAATGTTCAAATTATCGCGTATCATGGCTGGGGATTTGATTCTTCCATCTGGGACGGACTGAAAAAAAAACTGGATCCACATGTTCACTTTGAATGTGCTGATCGCGGTTATTTTTCCCATCCAGATAAACCTTCCTGGAATGATGATTTAAAATCTGAACCTGAGAAATTCCTGTTTTTGCATTCGTATGGTTTGCATTGGTGCGACCGGAAAATTCTTGAAGAGGCTGATCATATCGTGTTAATCGGGAGTTATTTAAATTTTCATCCGGTGGAAAGAAAAGCGTACAAACGGTCCAAACTTGTTCTCAGAAGAATGCTGACTCAATTTGTAGATGATCCCACAACAGTTCTTCAGAAGTATTATGAAAACGCATTTTATCCGGATAAGGCTGGATTGAATGTTCCGGGTCACCTGAACCACGATCTGTTATTATCGGATTTAAGTGATTTAGATCAGGACAATCGCGAAAATGCGGTATTATTTGATATGAGGGATATTACCATTATTCATGGAGCTGAAGATCAAATTGTGAACAATGAACTTGCGCGGGATATGTACAAAAAGCTACGCTTACGGAGCCAGTATTTTGAAATAAAAAAAGGCGGTCACGCCTTACAATTCACCCACAGTTCCAAAGTATTCGAAATATTAAACTCTCTCTTCAAGTTCAAATAA
- a CDS encoding methyltransferase domain-containing protein encodes MDKKLEIKNNFSRSVSYYDKNATIQKDVADRMAKALEPWQQSIPDGPILEIGSGTGFFTKHLIRMYPGRNIVVSDLCDKMVQFCREKFGPSDSVEFKTIDAESDVFEEKKHALIAGSYAAHWFNHPSKSLSKLASSLKPGGLMLISFPVKESFSNWRKYCLDLGIPFTGNTLPDLEQVVIELSMGPAQVDYYEDDMIDSFKNVFDFFRHLKNTGTSTNLADKQLSVKQLKLLNNYWLEKEHARIRVQYHTAFIAVKRDLEP; translated from the coding sequence ATGGATAAGAAACTTGAGATTAAAAACAATTTCTCCAGGTCAGTTTCTTATTACGATAAAAATGCCACTATTCAGAAGGATGTTGCCGATCGGATGGCCAAGGCTCTTGAACCCTGGCAACAATCCATTCCCGATGGACCCATTCTGGAAATTGGATCCGGTACCGGATTTTTTACTAAGCATTTGATTCGCATGTATCCCGGTAGGAACATTGTTGTATCTGATTTATGTGATAAGATGGTTCAGTTTTGCAGGGAGAAATTCGGTCCATCAGATTCTGTTGAATTTAAAACCATAGATGCCGAGAGTGATGTCTTCGAGGAAAAAAAACATGCGTTGATTGCCGGGAGTTATGCGGCCCATTGGTTTAATCATCCTTCAAAAAGTCTCTCCAAACTTGCTTCATCACTAAAGCCCGGTGGATTGATGCTGATCTCATTTCCAGTCAAAGAATCGTTTTCGAATTGGAGGAAATATTGTCTCGATTTGGGAATACCGTTTACCGGAAATACGCTGCCGGATCTGGAGCAGGTTGTCATTGAACTATCCATGGGGCCTGCCCAGGTAGATTATTATGAAGATGATATGATTGATTCGTTTAAGAATGTTTTTGATTTTTTCAGGCATCTGAAGAATACGGGTACCTCCACAAACCTGGCAGATAAACAACTGTCTGTTAAACAGTTGAAATTATTGAATAACTATTGGCTTGAAAAAGAGCACGCTCGCATTAGAGTTCAATATCATACAGCTTTTATAGCAGTAAAAAGAGATTTAGAACCATAG